The Sulfurimonas lithotrophica genome includes a region encoding these proteins:
- a CDS encoding ADP-ribosylglycohydrolase family protein has translation MKNVLVKDRAKGALVGAFIGDALGLGPHWYYDLQEQYKDYGEWIDDYTTPKEGRYHAGLKAGDNSQAGFILELLTKSLIENGGYNNDDFTNKLDEDLFTKIDGTPNSGPGGYTSQSIRESYKQRVKGKHSWDEIGTLADTTEAIERVLAIAIYYAKYPKEMARYVWQNTNVTQVDATVASITVAFSAVLSQLIMGEAFDSKLSAKLMDMVKEKKLPFHAVTSDNFNPPKVGVKEPSREGVFSSPDALLTPMFITQAVEDESIKIEPAWKASLVYGMPCAIYHIVPSVYFLTASYKDDFESAVLHALNGGGQNMARAMLTGALVGAQVGIQGIPQRFIDGLTRKDEILELAEKLTIHL, from the coding sequence ATGAAAAATGTTTTAGTTAAAGATAGAGCCAAAGGAGCACTTGTCGGTGCATTTATAGGGGATGCGCTTGGTCTTGGTCCTCACTGGTACTACGACTTACAAGAACAGTATAAAGACTACGGGGAGTGGATAGACGATTACACCACTCCAAAAGAGGGACGTTACCACGCAGGACTAAAAGCGGGTGATAATTCACAGGCAGGGTTTATACTTGAACTTCTTACAAAATCTCTCATTGAAAACGGGGGTTATAATAATGATGATTTTACCAACAAACTAGATGAAGATCTATTTACTAAAATAGACGGCACTCCAAACTCGGGTCCGGGAGGATATACCTCGCAATCCATCAGAGAGTCTTACAAACAAAGAGTAAAAGGAAAACACTCTTGGGATGAGATAGGCACCTTAGCCGATACGACAGAGGCTATTGAGAGGGTTTTGGCTATTGCCATATACTATGCAAAATACCCAAAAGAGATGGCAAGATACGTTTGGCAAAATACTAATGTCACACAGGTAGATGCAACTGTTGCATCCATCACCGTTGCTTTTTCTGCTGTTCTTTCTCAGCTTATCATGGGTGAGGCTTTTGACTCTAAGCTATCAGCTAAACTCATGGATATGGTAAAAGAGAAAAAACTACCTTTTCATGCAGTTACATCAGATAACTTCAATCCTCCAAAAGTCGGTGTAAAAGAACCAAGTAGAGAAGGTGTTTTCTCTTCACCCGATGCACTGCTGACTCCGATGTTCATCACCCAAGCAGTGGAAGATGAAAGCATAAAAATAGAACCTGCATGGAAAGCATCACTGGTGTACGGGATGCCTTGTGCAATCTACCACATAGTCCCGTCAGTTTACTTTTTAACGGCTAGCTATAAAGACGACTTTGAAAGTGCCGTGTTACACGCACTAAACGGTGGCGGACAAAATATGGCAAGAGCTATGCTAACTGGAGCTTTAGTCGGTGCACAAGTTGGAATCCAAGGTATCCCGCAAAGGTTTATAGACGGGCTTACTCGTAAAGATGAGATTTTAGAGTTAGCAGAGAAGTTGACTATACATCTTTAA
- a CDS encoding mechanosensitive ion channel family protein gives MNPFFSELLSKIRGINDYQLIQDINVVLNSFGLSVVKIILILFISLFLFILRKYFYSFVEKIFVKLNYTKKKSHEILLSLKSVFEYLLIFVNLEIIIYIYNGFKSIEFVSMFFNIIYIIMLTLAVYKVVNKIAAIKINTIDSSKSKIKASVINVGMKIVNFVILITGLLVILHSAGVNLTAVLSGLGIGGFAVALAAKDSLANFFGTLSILLSDTFRQGDWIVADGVEGTVVEIGLRVTIIRTFDNALISVPNANLANADIKNWNRRELGRRIKMSLGVKYDSKREDIKNAIEDIREMLINHPQIASQNTEINRSTKKEAKMISYEDAHGIKQTLLVYLDEFGASSINILVYCFSKTVNWAEWLEVKEDVMHKIMEIFEKNNLEFAFPSMSIYKEN, from the coding sequence GTGAATCCTTTTTTTAGTGAGTTACTCTCAAAAATAAGGGGAATAAATGATTATCAACTTATTCAAGATATAAATGTTGTTCTAAATAGTTTTGGTCTGAGTGTAGTAAAAATAATTCTTATACTTTTTATATCTCTATTTTTATTTATACTTAGAAAATATTTTTATTCTTTTGTAGAGAAAATATTTGTAAAGCTTAACTACACTAAAAAAAAGTCACATGAAATATTATTATCTCTAAAGAGTGTGTTTGAATATTTACTGATATTTGTAAATCTTGAAATTATTATATATATCTATAATGGTTTTAAATCCATAGAGTTTGTCAGTATGTTTTTTAATATAATTTATATCATAATGCTGACACTTGCAGTTTATAAAGTAGTAAATAAGATAGCAGCTATAAAAATAAATACTATAGACAGCTCAAAATCAAAAATAAAAGCATCGGTTATAAACGTAGGTATGAAAATAGTTAACTTCGTTATTTTAATAACTGGTTTACTTGTAATACTTCACTCGGCAGGCGTAAACTTAACAGCCGTACTATCTGGTCTTGGTATCGGTGGTTTTGCCGTAGCTCTGGCTGCTAAAGATTCTCTTGCTAACTTTTTTGGAACACTCTCAATCCTTTTAAGCGATACATTCAGACAAGGTGATTGGATAGTGGCTGATGGAGTTGAAGGTACGGTTGTTGAGATAGGTCTGAGAGTAACCATAATCCGTACGTTTGATAATGCACTTATATCCGTTCCAAATGCAAACCTTGCAAATGCAGATATCAAAAACTGGAACAGACGCGAACTTGGTCGTCGCATCAAAATGAGTCTTGGTGTTAAGTATGATTCAAAAAGAGAAGATATTAAAAACGCTATCGAAGATATAAGGGAGATGCTAATAAATCATCCGCAAATAGCTTCGCAAAACACCGAAATAAACAGAAGTACAAAAAAAGAAGCAAAGATGATATCGTATGAAGATGCACACGGTATCAAACAGACACTTTTAGTTTACCTGGATGAGTTTGGTGCTTCTAGTATAAACATACTTGTATATTGTTTCTCAAAAACCGTTAACTGGGCTGAATGGCTTGAAGTCAAAGAAGACGTTATGCACAAAATAATGGAAATCTTTGAAAAAAATAACTTAGAATTTGCTTTCCCTTCTATGTCTATTTATAAAGAGAATTAA
- a CDS encoding GAF domain-containing protein, with the protein MDNSFSTNHIKCIKAVNDVLNNTSDFKNAMQDIVEILFAIYECDRAYLFYPCAPDALQWRAIECTADEWFSANDVGQDLMMDESVASVCKTLHEKKDVVTFGAKGDVPIPEMLMETFKINAQISMPIYSPKGDVLALGLHQCSYERVWSDEDKKLFKEIGLLITKYISESYDNFKHYYDQVGVS; encoded by the coding sequence ATGGATAACTCTTTTTCAACAAATCATATTAAGTGTATAAAAGCTGTAAATGATGTTTTAAATAACACAAGTGATTTTAAAAATGCTATGCAGGATATTGTAGAAATTTTATTTGCAATATATGAATGTGATAGGGCTTATTTATTTTACCCTTGTGCTCCGGATGCTTTACAATGGAGAGCGATTGAATGTACTGCAGACGAGTGGTTTAGTGCAAATGATGTCGGTCAAGATCTTATGATGGATGAATCTGTAGCATCTGTTTGTAAAACATTGCATGAGAAAAAAGATGTAGTAACATTTGGAGCTAAAGGGGACGTTCCAATTCCTGAAATGCTTATGGAAACTTTTAAAATAAACGCTCAGATTTCTATGCCTATCTATTCTCCAAAGGGAGATGTCCTAGCTCTTGGTTTGCATCAGTGCTCATATGAACGGGTTTGGAGTGATGAAGATAAAAAGCTTTTTAAAGAGATAGGCTTACTTATTACAAAATATATCTCAGAATCATATGATAATTTTAAACATTACTACGACCAAGTGGGTGTTTCTTGA
- the gdhA gene encoding NADP-specific glutamate dehydrogenase yields MSGEELIKRFESADCNENKVFYQAMEEVIYSIAPLLESDERYRQNSIIERLVVPDRVIKFKVVWMDDNQNIQVNTGYRVQFNNALGPYKGGLRFHPTVNEGVLKFLAFEQIFKNSLTGLPIGGGKGGSDFDPKGKSDFEVMKFCSAFMTELHKYIGARIDVPAGDIGVGAREIGYLFGEYKKITSSYDGILTGKPFMFGGSLMRPEATGYGLIYFTQTMLELEEKEPLAGKICTVSGSGNVALHAIEKLYHLGAIPVSCSDSRGTIHDPKGVDLELLKEMKFVRRVSLEDYVDTHPDAKYIPKEDYPEEAHAVWDIPCYAAFPCATQNELTGMDAQNLIANGVEVVAEGANMPSTPKAINDFLSHKICFAPAKAANAGGVAVSEFEMAQNAAMGKWSFEKVDERLKTTMQQIAKRVVLTAQDYGVDGNYVDGANIAGFKRVADAMIAEGI; encoded by the coding sequence ATGAGCGGTGAAGAGTTAATAAAAAGATTTGAGAGTGCGGACTGTAATGAGAATAAAGTTTTTTATCAAGCTATGGAAGAGGTTATTTACTCAATAGCACCTTTGTTGGAATCAGATGAAAGGTATAGGCAAAACTCTATAATCGAGCGTTTGGTAGTACCCGATAGAGTCATAAAGTTTAAAGTTGTTTGGATGGACGACAATCAAAATATCCAAGTAAATACTGGTTACCGTGTTCAGTTTAACAACGCTTTAGGACCGTACAAAGGCGGACTTCGTTTTCATCCTACCGTGAACGAGGGTGTTTTGAAGTTTTTGGCGTTTGAGCAGATATTTAAAAACTCTTTAACAGGGCTTCCAATAGGTGGCGGTAAAGGGGGAAGCGATTTTGATCCTAAAGGGAAAAGCGACTTTGAAGTTATGAAGTTCTGTTCTGCATTTATGACCGAACTTCATAAGTATATAGGTGCTCGTATAGACGTACCTGCGGGAGATATCGGCGTAGGTGCACGCGAGATAGGTTATCTTTTTGGAGAGTATAAAAAAATCACATCTTCATATGATGGAATCCTAACCGGTAAACCTTTTATGTTTGGCGGTTCTTTAATGCGTCCTGAAGCTACAGGATACGGGCTTATATATTTTACTCAAACTATGTTGGAACTTGAAGAAAAAGAACCACTTGCAGGAAAAATATGTACGGTAAGCGGTAGCGGAAACGTAGCACTTCATGCTATAGAAAAGCTTTACCACTTAGGTGCTATACCTGTTTCGTGTTCAGATTCCAGAGGTACTATTCATGATCCAAAAGGGGTTGATTTAGAACTTTTAAAAGAGATGAAATTTGTTAGACGCGTATCTTTGGAAGATTATGTAGATACTCATCCGGATGCAAAGTATATACCTAAAGAAGATTACCCCGAGGAAGCTCATGCAGTATGGGATATACCATGTTATGCTGCATTTCCGTGTGCTACTCAAAATGAACTGACAGGTATGGATGCACAAAACCTTATAGCAAACGGTGTTGAAGTTGTGGCAGAGGGTGCAAATATGCCATCGACTCCAAAAGCGATAAACGACTTTTTATCTCATAAAATATGTTTCGCTCCTGCAAAAGCTGCAAATGCAGGCGGTGTTGCCGTTAGTGAATTTGAGATGGCGCAAAATGCGGCTATGGGTAAATGGAGTTTTGAAAAAGTTGATGAGAGACTTAAAACCACTATGCAGCAGATCGCAAAACGCGTAGTTTTAACGGCTCAGGATTACGGAGTTGATGGAAATTACGTAGATGGTGCAAATATAGCAGGTTTTAAAAGAGTAGCAGATGCTATGATAGCTGAAGGTATATAG
- the lpxC gene encoding UDP-3-O-acyl-N-acetylglucosamine deacetylase yields MYQSTIKKSVELVGIGLHKGSPVKLKLEPLEANSGIVFYRNDVDVAIPLTPENVVDTKMATVIGKDGNVISTIEHLLSAVYAYGIDNLKVIVDADEVPVMDGSSASFCMLLDEAGRHELSEPKKVMRIKKEVVVQEGEKYVKLSPSPDLNYDFTIKFPHPIIKQQDYSLKFTKQAYKDEISRARTFGFVQEVQYLRSKGLALGGSLENAVVLDDKKVLNPEGLRYSDEFVRHKILDAIGDMSLIGMNFIGNYEAMAGSHDLNHKLTVELLKSEENYEVIELVGEKTKELEKAYA; encoded by the coding sequence ATGTATCAAAGCACAATAAAAAAAAGTGTTGAACTAGTCGGTATAGGACTTCATAAAGGCTCACCTGTTAAGTTAAAACTTGAACCTCTTGAAGCTAACAGCGGTATCGTTTTTTACCGAAATGATGTGGATGTAGCTATACCGCTTACTCCAGAAAATGTCGTCGATACAAAAATGGCGACGGTTATAGGAAAAGACGGTAATGTTATCTCTACGATTGAGCATCTATTATCTGCCGTATATGCTTACGGAATAGATAATTTAAAAGTTATAGTGGATGCAGATGAAGTACCTGTAATGGATGGAAGCAGTGCAAGTTTTTGTATGCTTTTGGATGAAGCTGGAAGACACGAATTAAGCGAGCCTAAAAAGGTAATGCGTATTAAAAAAGAAGTAGTCGTTCAAGAGGGTGAAAAGTATGTCAAACTTTCTCCCTCACCTGATTTGAACTATGACTTTACCATCAAGTTCCCGCATCCGATAATAAAACAACAAGATTATTCTTTAAAGTTTACGAAACAGGCCTATAAAGATGAGATTTCACGTGCTAGAACTTTCGGTTTTGTTCAAGAGGTTCAATATCTCCGCTCAAAAGGTTTAGCACTAGGCGGCTCGCTTGAAAATGCAGTAGTTCTTGATGATAAAAAAGTTTTAAACCCTGAGGGTTTAAGATATTCAGATGAGTTTGTAAGACATAAAATACTAGATGCTATAGGTGATATGAGCCTTATTGGGATGAACTTCATAGGCAATTATGAAGCTATGGCAGGAAGCCATGACTTAAACCATAAACTAACGGTTGAACTATTAAAGTCTGAAGAGAACTACGAAGTTATAGAGCTTGTGGGCGAGAAAACAAAAGAGTTAGAAAAAGCATATGCTTAA
- the thrB gene encoding homoserine kinase, translating to MEISVPATSANLGPGFDSLGLAVDLRNKVEFHPSKFFSVSIKGEGENNPRLKGNNLFIGIFNEHYTRLTKKKQNFKFTFYNQIPMSRGLGSSSAVIVSAVASAHEAAGIRVSKRRILNHALVYENHPDNITPAVMGGFNAATVEKNKVFSQKKHLPDYIKAVVIIPNKQMNTSRSRTVLPKSYSKDNAVYNLSHTALSVASFFNEDWEMLRLASHDRFHQKARMKMLPELFAVQKVAYESGALMSTLSGSGSTFFNMVYDEDAAMISNKLKQKFPEFSVKTLDFDNNGLIIER from the coding sequence TTGGAAATTAGCGTACCGGCTACAAGTGCAAATCTAGGACCGGGTTTTGACTCACTGGGACTAGCAGTCGATTTAAGAAATAAAGTTGAATTTCATCCGTCGAAATTTTTTAGCGTATCTATAAAAGGCGAGGGTGAAAATAACCCAAGGCTAAAAGGAAACAACCTTTTTATCGGTATATTTAACGAGCATTACACTCGTCTAACAAAGAAAAAACAAAATTTTAAATTTACATTTTACAATCAAATACCTATGTCAAGGGGTCTTGGAAGTTCATCTGCGGTTATAGTTTCCGCTGTAGCATCTGCACATGAAGCGGCAGGCATCAGAGTAAGTAAAAGACGCATCTTAAACCATGCACTTGTGTATGAGAATCATCCGGATAACATCACGCCTGCGGTTATGGGTGGGTTTAATGCCGCTACGGTAGAGAAAAATAAAGTTTTCTCTCAAAAAAAACATCTTCCCGATTATATAAAAGCCGTAGTGATTATTCCAAATAAACAGATGAACACTTCACGTTCACGTACGGTTTTGCCAAAATCATACTCAAAGGACAATGCTGTTTATAACTTGTCTCATACGGCACTAAGTGTTGCTTCGTTTTTTAATGAAGACTGGGAGATGCTTCGTCTTGCATCTCATGACAGATTTCATCAAAAAGCCAGAATGAAGATGCTACCTGAACTTTTTGCAGTTCAGAAAGTTGCATATGAGAGTGGAGCTCTTATGAGTACCTTAAGCGGAAGCGGATCTACGTTTTTTAATATGGTATATGATGAAGATGCAGCTATGATTTCTAATAAATTAAAGCAGAAATTTCCTGAATTTAGCGTCAAAACACTAGATTTTGATAATAATGGTCTAATTATAGAGCGATAA
- the flhB gene encoding flagellar biosynthesis protein FlhB: protein MADDAEKTEEPTSKKIEDARKEGNVPKSQDASGVGTLFVAILAFLLLFPFMGSHIIKLFQYYFSMQGTPLDSRIMVDIAVVTIREFLIIIMPLAIAVAIAGIIAALAQFGFLFTTKAIVPDIKKIDPIKGTKNLFSMKKLIEGIKVTFKSFTTLGVGFIFFLFFIKELPTVALFGLGDQIDWLKDKALIIALVMLLIIFVFAVIDIIIVRKQYFDGLKMSKQEVKDEMKNMEGDPLVKSKIRQIQMQASRKRMMAEVPNADVVVTNPTHFAVALKYDEQRSHAPIVVAKGKDNVALQIKKIAREAGVHVMQDPPLARALYKEVEVDKPIPEALFAAVAEVLAYVYKANKKKN from the coding sequence ATGGCTGATGATGCTGAGAAAACAGAAGAACCCACCTCCAAGAAAATTGAAGACGCCAGAAAAGAGGGAAATGTCCCTAAAAGCCAAGATGCCTCGGGTGTCGGTACTCTTTTTGTAGCAATTCTCGCTTTTTTATTACTCTTTCCTTTTATGGGAAGTCATATTATTAAACTTTTTCAGTACTATTTTTCTATGCAGGGAACACCTCTGGATTCAAGAATCATGGTAGATATAGCCGTAGTAACCATTAGAGAATTTTTAATCATAATTATGCCCTTGGCTATTGCCGTTGCCATCGCAGGTATTATAGCTGCACTTGCACAGTTTGGGTTTTTGTTTACCACAAAAGCAATCGTACCTGACATAAAAAAAATAGACCCTATAAAGGGTACAAAAAACCTTTTTTCTATGAAAAAACTTATAGAGGGCATCAAGGTAACCTTTAAGTCTTTTACCACTTTAGGCGTTGGTTTTATCTTTTTCCTGTTTTTTATAAAAGAGTTGCCCACAGTAGCACTCTTTGGCCTTGGAGACCAGATAGACTGGTTAAAAGACAAAGCCTTAATCATAGCTCTTGTTATGCTTTTGATAATATTCGTTTTTGCCGTAATAGACATAATAATAGTGAGAAAACAATACTTTGACGGCTTAAAGATGAGTAAACAAGAAGTAAAAGATGAGATGAAAAATATGGAAGGGGATCCTTTAGTTAAATCTAAAATTCGTCAAATCCAGATGCAGGCAAGCAGAAAAAGGATGATGGCGGAAGTGCCAAATGCAGATGTAGTCGTAACAAATCCTACACACTTTGCAGTAGCCCTAAAATATGATGAACAAAGAAGCCATGCCCCTATAGTCGTTGCCAAAGGTAAAGACAATGTAGCACTTCAGATTAAAAAAATAGCACGTGAAGCTGGTGTACATGTTATGCAAGACCCACCTCTAGCACGTGCACTTTACAAAGAAGTAGAAGTTGACAAACCGATACCTGAAGCACTTTTTGCAGCTGTAGCCGAAGTATTAGCATATGTATATAAGGCGAATAAAAAGAAAAACTAG
- a CDS encoding fumarate reductase iron-sulfur subunit, producing the protein MSSEEKPRILKIDILRFDPHDPEDFPKMERFEVEEADGMTLFVVLNDIREHHDNSLKYDFVCRAGICGSCSMLVNGRPTLACRTLTSKLDEHITLAPLPLFELIGDLSVFTGKWMRGLNEKLETWIHDKENELNVDKLEEKMEPELADEIYELDRCVECGCCVAGCGTIQMRPFFKGAVGLNKIARYHLDPRDKRSDEDYYELIGNEDGVFGCMTLLGCEDVCPKNLPLQSKIAYLRRMMLKTAVKN; encoded by the coding sequence ATGAGTAGCGAAGAAAAACCGAGAATTTTAAAAATAGACATACTTAGATTTGATCCGCATGATCCGGAAGACTTTCCAAAAATGGAGCGTTTTGAAGTTGAAGAAGCCGATGGAATGACACTTTTTGTCGTTTTAAACGATATACGTGAACATCACGATAACTCTCTAAAGTATGACTTTGTATGTCGTGCAGGTATTTGCGGAAGTTGTTCGATGCTTGTAAACGGTCGTCCTACTTTAGCGTGCCGTACACTCACTTCAAAGCTAGATGAGCACATAACATTAGCACCGCTTCCGCTTTTTGAGCTTATAGGTGATCTGTCCGTATTTACGGGTAAGTGGATGCGTGGATTAAATGAAAAATTAGAGACTTGGATACACGATAAAGAAAATGAACTAAATGTAGATAAACTAGAAGAAAAGATGGAACCTGAATTAGCAGATGAGATTTATGAGTTGGATAGATGTGTAGAATGTGGCTGTTGTGTGGCAGGTTGTGGTACAATACAGATGCGACCATTTTTTAAAGGGGCAGTAGGACTTAATAAAATAGCACGTTACCATTTAGATCCAAGAGATAAAAGAAGTGACGAGGACTATTACGAGTTGATTGGAAATGAAGACGGTGTTTTTGGTTGTATGACGCTTTTAGGATGTGAAGACGTATGCCCTAAAAATTTACCGTTGCAAAGTAAAATAGCATACTTAAGACGTATGATGTTAAAAACGGCAGTTAAAAATTAA
- a CDS encoding M23 family metallopeptidase, with protein sequence MRRRNNNGSSIGVLILFALIIGGGVYLYNSKMFERDMPNITLNTNGYWNLKKPLELNIEDSSGIKSYKVVLKTSSSKKILYSEQPLSLQSKIDIKVEPPRSAYAMKDKSVTLIIEASDSSKWNFLNGNTIVKEFDLKIDKKRPSVVTVAHSYKITKGGSAIVIFKAEDENLKDMYIQTSFDKKFIAQPFYKEGYYISLLAWPVTKSNFKATIVAKDYAGNSAKSYIPLYLKNKNYRISRIRISDKFLHGKIAELADEFLETQGIDNPLEQFKVINEDIRAKNEELIHNITSKVSKEKITQFNIKKMYPLKNAQVVATFGDHRKYLYNGNYISESYHLGLDLASNAMAEIKPQNSGDVVYSDFNGLYGNMPIIHHGLGLYTLYGHCSSVNVNSGDFVNSDDSISRTGKSGYAMGDHLHFGVLVQGIEVRPAEWMDTAWIKLNITDVINNAKNIIDGK encoded by the coding sequence TTGAGAAGAAGAAATAACAACGGTTCATCTATAGGCGTACTTATTTTATTTGCATTGATTATAGGTGGAGGTGTATATCTGTATAACTCAAAAATGTTTGAGAGAGATATGCCAAATATTACTCTAAATACAAACGGATATTGGAATTTAAAAAAACCGCTGGAGTTAAATATTGAGGATTCGAGCGGTATAAAATCATATAAAGTTGTTTTAAAAACTTCTTCTTCAAAAAAAATTCTTTATTCAGAACAACCTCTTTCACTTCAAAGTAAAATAGATATAAAAGTCGAACCTCCTCGTAGTGCATATGCTATGAAAGATAAAAGCGTTACTCTAATTATTGAAGCCAGTGATAGCAGTAAATGGAATTTTTTAAACGGAAATACGATTGTTAAAGAATTTGATTTAAAAATAGATAAAAAAAGACCTTCTGTTGTTACTGTCGCACACTCTTATAAAATAACAAAAGGTGGTTCGGCTATCGTTATCTTTAAAGCAGAAGATGAAAACTTAAAAGATATGTACATTCAAACCAGTTTTGATAAAAAATTTATAGCACAACCTTTTTATAAAGAGGGATACTACATTTCTTTATTGGCATGGCCCGTAACAAAATCAAATTTTAAAGCTACTATAGTTGCAAAAGATTATGCAGGAAACAGTGCTAAGAGTTATATACCACTTTATCTAAAAAATAAAAACTATAGAATATCGCGAATAAGAATAAGCGATAAATTTTTGCATGGAAAAATTGCTGAACTTGCAGATGAGTTTTTAGAAACTCAGGGAATAGACAATCCACTTGAACAATTTAAAGTTATAAATGAAGATATACGTGCCAAAAATGAAGAACTGATTCATAATATAACTTCAAAAGTTTCAAAAGAAAAAATCACACAGTTTAATATTAAAAAAATGTACCCGCTTAAAAATGCACAAGTCGTAGCAACATTCGGAGATCATAGAAAGTATCTTTATAATGGAAATTACATTAGTGAATCTTACCATTTAGGATTAGACCTTGCTTCAAATGCAATGGCAGAGATTAAACCGCAAAATAGCGGAGACGTAGTATATTCTGATTTTAACGGATTATATGGTAATATGCCTATAATACACCACGGTTTAGGTTTATATACTTTATATGGTCACTGTTCAAGCGTGAATGTAAATAGTGGAGATTTTGTAAATTCCGATGATTCTATATCCAGAACCGGTAAAAGTGGTTATGCTATGGGTGACCACTTGCATTTTGGAGTACTTGTTCAAGGTATAGAAGTTCGTCCTGCAGAGTGGATGGATACTGCTTGGATAAAACTAAATATTACGGATGTTATAAACAATGCTAAAAATATTATTGATGGAAAGTAA